The DNA segment CCTCAACGAAGAAGATGTCCGCACCATCTATCTGATCATAGATGACTCTGAGAAGTACTATGAGTTTGCCAAGGCAAAGGACACTTTGGGGATTACAAGGATGATAGCCATGAAGAAGCTTATTCGACCCCTGGTAAACCTCTGGGGAGCCAAGGGGTAGTTTAATCATTCACGCAACGTAATGGATGGGCTTGTCCCGAAGGGTTTCCTCTCGGGACAAGCCCTTTCTTTGCTCATCTGGATGGTATATTATCAAAACAGAGAGGGTTGCGCTTATGGGGGAGTCGTTGGAGAAGATAAAAGAGCGGATCGCCTGGTTTAAGGAGGAGCGGCCCATCTATCGGGAGATCCTCGATTTTTATGCTCAGGTCCTGGAAGAGCAGGGGAGAGTTCGACCCCAGTTGAAGATTAGAGCCTTGGATCTCGATAAGAAACTGGTAAAATCCAGGCAGCATAGCGGAGTTCCCCTGCTACAAAGAGAGGAATTCGAGATAGACCTTGAGGCCGCAAAGGGGCTCTTTCATGCCCTCTGCCTGATCGGCCAAGGGGCAACGCAGAAGATGGGGGAGGAGATACCGAAGATTGTAAAGGTGTTACAGAACGATAAATTGAACTTGGAGCATCTCCTCAGCAGACATTATGATGGGGATTATCTCGACCAAGAGGCAGAGAGGTGGGGATTTGATATGGGGATCTTTTTCTTCTTGGTCAAGGCCAGCGTCAGGCCTTCCTTGGAGGCCCAGATGGAGCAACTAAGGGGGTCTATCGATCTGGAAGAGTGGCTACAGAGGTATTGTCCCATCTGCGGTTCATCCCCCCAGATGGCAGAGTTAAGGGATGAAGGGGGAAAAAGGTATCTTCAGTGCTCCCTTTGCGGCTGCCATTGGCGGTGGGAGCGTTTGGCCTGCCCATATTGTCACAACAAGGCATTTGACTCGTTGCATTACCTCTTCTCCGAAGAGGAGGAGGCCTATCGGGTGGATCTATGCGATCGATGCAAGGGATATATCAAGACGGTGGATTCCCGCAAACTCGACTATGAGCCCTATTTGGATCTCGAGGACGTCGTTACCATCCACCTGGACCTCCTGGCTTTGGAGAAGGGTTATAAAAGGCCTGTCCCCACCCCTTGGGGGCCGATGATCGTTAAATGAGGGAAGGGGAATTGAAGACGTTAAAGAAGTACCCTGCTCTTTTGATACAGGACGGAAGGGCGCAAGAGGTCGAAGACTGGGTGGTTGCAGAGGACTCTTATGAGCTCTATCTCAACGATACCCTGGTGGATACAATGGTGGTCTCTTTCTCGGACCTAGAGGCCCATGCCATGGGTTACGTGGTGACCGAAGGACTGGTTAAACCAGAAGAGGTAAAGGATGTCCAGCAGAAAGGACATCAGGTCTTTGTCAGCACCGTGGGTAGGAAGAAGGTTAACCCATCCAAGACCCTTTGGCGGAGCTCGGCCTATCGGGGCAGTGAAGGGGCATCGATTCCCGTGGTTTCCTCCAGCGCAAAGATTACCCCTGCCCTGATCGTGCAGTGTGCCAAGCAGATCTCTGCCCAGGCCGAGAACTGGAGAAAGACCGGGGGGATACACATCTCCCTGCTGTTCAATCAACAGGGGGGGGTGATCAAGGTGGTCGAAGATATCGGGCGGCACAACAGCGTGGACAAGGTAGTGGGATATGCCCTCCTTCATCATATCCCTTTGACTGAGACCATCTTGGTCTGCAGCGGCAGGCAGCCTGAGGGGATGATCCTGAAGGCTGCCCGTGCAAGAATCCCCATTGTTGTCACCAAGGCCGCTGTGACCGATAGAGGGATTGAGACAGCAGAACGGTTAGGGGTGACCCTCATCGGCTTTGCCAGGAAAGGGCGTTTTACCATCTATTCCCATCCAGAGAGGGTGAGCACGTAGTTTTTTTCTTGTTTCCTCCTCTTCTTTGCATTAAAATGCAATAAGACTGAAACCTAAAAGGGGAGGGTGAAAAATGGCTAAACGAATTTCAAGAATCGTTTTCTTTCTCCTTTTTTTCGTCGCATTAATAGTCCCCTCCGCTCGGAGTGAGGTCAGGCATGTCACCATCCTTTACAGCAACAACATCAACGGACAAGTTAATCCCAGCGGGTGAGGGGCGGCCAGGGCTGGCGGTCTGGCCAGAAGAGCAGGGTTGATAAAAGAGATAAAGAAGGCAGGGGGAGACCTCCTTATTCTCGATGCGGGGGACCTCCTCTTCAAGAGATACGTTACCCCCAGCCTTTCCGCTTCTCTTCAGAAGGAGGCCTTATTGGACGCCAAATTGATGGTCGAGGCATTCAACCTCATGGGGTGTGACGCTGTAGGGATAGGGGATTACGAGCTCACCTTGGGCGCAAAGGCCTTTGCCGAGCTGAAAAAGAGGGCCAAGTTCCCCTTTGTTTCCTCCAATGTGATCTTTAAGGATGGCCGTAGGATGCCCGTCCCCTATGTGATAAAAAGGGCAGGGGGCCTGAGATGGGGAATTTTTAGCCTCTTGAGTGCCAACCTATCTTCAACATCTAAAACCCGGGAGTGGAAGGTGCTGGACCCGCTGGAGAAGGGTAGGGAGGTGGTAAAGAAGCTGAAGAAGAAGGCTGATCTTATCATCCTTTTGGCCGACATGCCCTTGAAAGAGCTCAGGGCGCTCCTGTCCCAGCTGCAGGGGATAGCGATAGTCGTGGCGGGGCATAGCTCATCCGGGATGAGAAGGCCCATGCAGGTGGGGCAGACCATCGTGGTTCGCAGTTATGGTTTGGGCA comes from the Deltaproteobacteria bacterium genome and includes:
- a CDS encoding formate dehydrogenase accessory protein FdhE; the encoded protein is MEKIKERIAWFKEERPIYREILDFYAQVLEEQGRVRPQLKIRALDLDKKLVKSRQHSGVPLLQREEFEIDLEAAKGLFHALCLIGQGATQKMGEEIPKIVKVLQNDKLNLEHLLSRHYDGDYLDQEAERWGFDMGIFFFLVKASVRPSLEAQMEQLRGSIDLEEWLQRYCPICGSSPQMAELRDEGGKRYLQCSLCGCHWRWERLACPYCHNKAFDSLHYLFSEEEEAYRVDLCDRCKGYIKTVDSRKLDYEPYLDLEDVVTIHLDLLALEKGYKRPVPTPWGPMIVK
- the fdhD gene encoding formate dehydrogenase accessory sulfurtransferase FdhD is translated as MREGELKTLKKYPALLIQDGRAQEVEDWVVAEDSYELYLNDTLVDTMVVSFSDLEAHAMGYVVTEGLVKPEEVKDVQQKGHQVFVSTVGRKKVNPSKTLWRSSAYRGSEGASIPVVSSSAKITPALIVQCAKQISAQAENWRKTGGIHISLLFNQQGGVIKVVEDIGRHNSVDKVVGYALLHHIPLTETILVCSGRQPEGMILKAARARIPIVVTKAAVTDRGIETAERLGVTLIGFARKGRFTIYSHPERVST